Proteins encoded by one window of Candidatus Paceibacterota bacterium:
- a CDS encoding MBL fold metallo-hydrolase, whose translation MIITYGGVEQVRVQFGDTTIAFNPVSKDSKHKAGSFGSDIVLVSLSHPDMNGVEQASRARPNGSSGRNDKQSFSVTGPGEYEIDGVFIKGIASKSQYAGEERINTVYSVNLENMNLCFLGALSENLSSEAISAIDGVDILFVPVGGEGVLDAASANKVAVSLEPGIIIPIHYGSVGEKDALKKFLKESGSEEVKPVDKLTIKKKDLEGKEGEIVVLEAQ comes from the coding sequence ATGATTATTACCTATGGCGGAGTGGAGCAGGTGCGAGTACAATTTGGCGATACTACTATTGCTTTTAATCCTGTTTCCAAAGATTCTAAACACAAAGCAGGCAGTTTTGGTTCTGACATAGTATTGGTTTCTTTGAGCCATCCTGATATGAATGGGGTAGAGCAGGCTAGTAGGGCACGTCCGAACGGCTCATCCGGGCGGAACGACAAACAATCTTTTTCTGTTACTGGCCCAGGTGAGTATGAAATCGACGGAGTTTTTATAAAAGGTATTGCAAGTAAATCGCAGTATGCTGGCGAGGAGAGGATCAATACTGTATATAGTGTCAACCTAGAAAATATGAATCTGTGTTTTTTGGGCGCTCTTAGTGAGAATCTTAGTTCTGAAGCTATTTCAGCAATCGACGGGGTAGATATACTTTTTGTTCCTGTCGGTGGGGAGGGAGTTCTCGATGCCGCTTCTGCAAACAAAGTCGCTGTTTCTTTAGAGCCAGGAATAATTATCCCTATTCATTATGGTAGTGTAGGTGAAAAAGATGCTTTAAAAAAATTCTTGAAAGAAAGTGGTTCTGAAGAGGTGAAGCCTGTTGATAAGCTTACAATAAAGAAAAAAGATTTGGAGGGCAAAGAAGGGGAGATTGTAGTGTTGGAAGCACAATAA
- a CDS encoding S1 RNA-binding domain-containing protein, whose protein sequence is MKEKEDIEKIEEETEDAVKSKKESAMGKIMSNSSLLPEVGELVEGPVIGIEKNAVYVDLAPWGTGIIFGREYINARDLIKKINIGDNVAGKIVGQDNKEGYVEISLKEARQALIWNQAEEAIRDKTVFELPILEANKGGLMISWQGITGFLPASQLKTEHYPRVADGDKDRILDELRKLVGQKIAVSIITAVPKEGKLIFSEKNIESKEKTAIIDKYVLGDETLGEVTGIVDFGIFVKLEEGLEGLVHISEIDWGLVDDPRKFAKVGDTVRVKIIEIKDGKVSLSIKALKDNPWTEAAKKYKKDDTVTGVVIKFNKHGALASIEEGIAGLVHISEFGSEEKLREKLELGKTYNFKITVFDPKEQKMALAFLENK, encoded by the coding sequence ATGAAAGAAAAGGAAGATATAGAAAAGATAGAGGAAGAAACAGAGGATGCGGTAAAATCAAAAAAGGAATCAGCAATGGGCAAGATTATGTCCAATTCATCCCTCCTGCCTGAAGTGGGCGAACTGGTGGAAGGCCCAGTCATCGGGATTGAAAAAAACGCAGTGTATGTCGACCTCGCTCCTTGGGGCACAGGCATCATTTTCGGGCGTGAGTATATAAATGCTAGAGATTTGATCAAGAAAATAAACATTGGCGACAATGTAGCCGGTAAAATCGTCGGGCAAGACAACAAAGAAGGTTATGTCGAAATTTCACTGAAAGAAGCTCGCCAAGCTCTTATCTGGAACCAAGCTGAAGAAGCAATCAGGGATAAAACAGTATTTGAATTACCAATCCTAGAAGCAAACAAAGGTGGTCTCATGATTTCGTGGCAAGGGATCACTGGTTTCTTGCCTGCTTCCCAACTAAAAACGGAACACTATCCACGAGTAGCCGATGGCGATAAAGACAGAATCTTAGACGAACTGCGTAAACTAGTGGGCCAGAAAATCGCGGTATCTATCATTACCGCTGTTCCAAAAGAAGGAAAACTTATATTTTCTGAGAAAAATATCGAGAGTAAAGAGAAGACAGCCATCATCGACAAATATGTGTTGGGTGATGAAACTCTTGGAGAAGTCACTGGTATAGTTGACTTCGGAATATTCGTAAAACTGGAAGAAGGCCTGGAAGGCTTGGTGCATATTTCTGAAATCGATTGGGGCCTAGTCGATGATCCTAGAAAATTTGCTAAAGTGGGCGACACTGTAAGAGTAAAGATAATAGAAATCAAAGATGGGAAAGTATCGCTCTCGATCAAAGCCTTGAAAGATAATCCTTGGACAGAAGCAGCCAAGAAATATAAAAAGGATGACACGGTAACAGGAGTAGTCATCAAATTCAACAAACACGGAGCCTTAGCTTCGATTGAAGAAGGTATCGCTGGTCTTGTACATATCTCCGAATTTGGTTCCGAAGAAAAGTTGCGCGAAAAACTCGAGCTCGGCAAGACTTACAACTTCAAGATCACAGTCTTCGATCCAAAAGAACAAAAGATGGCTCTTGCATTCTTGGAGAATAAATAG
- a CDS encoding endonuclease domain-containing protein, whose translation MQRLNNLPKLRDWRRDLRKRETAQERVLWWHLKDRNLDFKFKRQHSVGGYILDFYCAEKKLVLEIDGEVHHTQEAREYDHVRNKFFTDLDYKVLRFSNAEVDTDVYKVLTRIKKSLNSI comes from the coding sequence ATGCAAAGGCTGAACAATTTACCAAAATTGAGAGATTGGCGCAGAGATTTGAGAAAAAGGGAAACCGCGCAAGAAAGAGTTTTGTGGTGGCATCTAAAAGATAGAAATTTAGATTTTAAATTCAAAAGACAGCATAGTGTCGGAGGCTACATTCTAGATTTTTATTGTGCTGAGAAGAAATTGGTTTTAGAAATAGACGGGGAAGTTCACCACACACAAGAGGCTCGAGAATATGATCATGTCAGGAATAAATTCTTTACTGATCTCGACTATAAAGTCTTGAGATTTTCAAACGCAGAGGTTGATACTGATGTTTACAAAGTTCTAACAAGAATCAAGAAGAGCCTAAATAGTATCTAG
- the pth gene encoding aminoacyl-tRNA hydrolase — translation MIYVVGLGNPGEEYTKSRHNTGKMAVECFEAKSSKSEFRNKIKIIESGEFMNHSGKAVVKYIKSKKTAKDLIVVYDDMDLPLGTIKISYDKSSGGHKGLESIIKSIKTKEFTRVRIGVSPATPSGKIKKPQGEKEVIDFILSNFTPKQNETLKKTFKLVSEAIETIVEEGREIAMNRFN, via the coding sequence ATGATATATGTTGTCGGACTAGGGAACCCGGGAGAAGAATATACAAAAAGTAGGCATAATACTGGCAAAATGGCAGTAGAATGTTTTGAAGCTAAAAGCTCAAAGTCTGAATTCCGAAATAAAATCAAAATTATTGAGAGTGGCGAATTCATGAACCACTCTGGTAAAGCGGTAGTTAAATATATTAAGTCAAAAAAAACCGCCAAAGATTTGATCGTGGTTTATGACGATATGGATTTACCTCTCGGTACTATAAAAATTTCTTATGATAAAAGTAGCGGTGGCCACAAAGGTTTAGAATCGATCATCAAATCTATTAAGACTAAAGAGTTTACTCGAGTTAGAATTGGAGTTTCTCCTGCTACTCCCTCAGGTAAAATTAAAAAACCTCAGGGTGAAAAAGAAGTTATTGATTTTATTTTGAGTAACTTTACTCCGAAGCAGAACGAAACACTGAAGAAAACTTTTAAGTTGGTTTCAGAGGCGATAGAAACTATTGTAGAAGAAGGCAGGGAAATAGCGATGAACAGATTCAATTAA
- the lepB gene encoding signal peptidase I, whose amino-acid sequence MQENSDRKEKELEKATGEGKKEGVGEILKFVLIVAIIVIPFRLFIAQPYIVEGASMDPTFKDGDYLIVDQISTHFQELKRGDVVIMRYPNDPSKFFIKRVIGLPEETVSISKGKVYIKNSEGTERVALDEKYIVFEREEDFEATLKKSEYFVMGDNRAGSSDSRVWGPLPSENIVGRPILRLLPLQHIKFLPGQ is encoded by the coding sequence ATGCAGGAAAATTCAGATAGAAAAGAGAAAGAGCTAGAAAAGGCCACAGGAGAAGGCAAAAAGGAAGGAGTTGGAGAAATACTGAAATTCGTTCTGATCGTGGCCATAATAGTAATCCCATTTCGTCTTTTTATAGCCCAACCCTATATTGTAGAAGGAGCATCAATGGATCCAACATTCAAAGACGGCGATTACCTCATCGTGGATCAGATATCGACTCATTTCCAAGAATTAAAAAGAGGTGATGTCGTCATCATGAGGTATCCGAACGATCCTTCAAAATTTTTTATAAAAAGAGTGATCGGCCTACCGGAGGAAACCGTTTCTATTTCCAAAGGAAAAGTTTATATAAAAAACAGTGAGGGTACAGAAAGGGTAGCTCTGGATGAAAAATATATAGTCTTTGAAAGAGAAGAAGATTTTGAAGCTACTTTAAAAAAAAGTGAATATTTTGTCATGGGCGACAACAGAGCGGGTTCTTCCGATTCTAGAGTATGGGGACCACTGCCTTCTGAAAACATTGTAGGCAGGCCAATATTAAGATTGCTACCGTTACAACATATTAAATTCCTGCCCGGACAATAA
- a CDS encoding His/Gly/Thr/Pro-type tRNA ligase C-terminal domain-containing protein has protein sequence MTKNNHNKGSTLKELLKVDESGRIATFYGFLPIESPQITKEDSSAGKDLDSNWRCVEKASIMREFSEVKTNASGKFLPQPLCLFMEHPFPGSSERRKAGRLEYEISILGSNRSVCESLIIQTAKALLEANGWKNLALRINSVGGRESVSDFERKMANFIRKRMDDFPSELRQNLKKDLFYLARSKDEKYKEWRECAPQSVDCLSEQSRLHLKEILEFLETMEIPYVFDSTLLGEIKISTEVVFEIVSEGGEGEVLARGCRMNRLSKRLQLKKEVPAVSVSVSAKAVKNLKTSTIKNTKHNFFLVQFGPEAKQKSFIALEELRKSGVPILHSLAKDKLTNQMYSVEQSSTEYIILIGQKEALENVAVIRHTSTRAQYTVPIKELGEFIKKTAEFKIK, from the coding sequence ATGACCAAAAATAATCACAACAAAGGTAGCACTCTTAAAGAACTTCTAAAAGTGGATGAGTCGGGAAGAATAGCGACATTCTACGGCTTCCTACCTATAGAGAGCCCTCAGATAACTAAAGAAGATAGTAGCGCGGGAAAAGATTTGGACAGTAATTGGCGATGTGTTGAGAAAGCTTCGATAATGCGTGAATTTTCTGAAGTAAAGACAAACGCATCTGGAAAGTTTTTACCACAACCACTTTGTCTTTTTATGGAACACCCTTTTCCGGGGAGCAGCGAAAGAAGGAAGGCTGGAAGGCTGGAATATGAGATATCAATCCTGGGCTCAAACAGAAGTGTATGTGAAAGCCTAATCATCCAGACAGCCAAGGCTCTACTTGAAGCAAATGGTTGGAAAAATCTAGCCCTTCGCATCAATTCAGTAGGTGGCCGCGAGAGTGTATCTGATTTCGAAAGAAAGATGGCAAATTTTATAAGAAAAAGGATGGACGACTTCCCTAGTGAACTGCGACAAAATTTAAAAAAGGATCTCTTTTACTTAGCTCGATCAAAGGATGAAAAGTATAAAGAGTGGAGAGAGTGTGCTCCTCAGTCAGTCGACTGCCTCTCCGAACAAAGCCGTTTGCACCTGAAAGAAATACTGGAGTTTTTGGAAACAATGGAAATACCATATGTTTTTGATTCGACTCTTTTGGGAGAAATAAAGATATCGACAGAAGTAGTGTTCGAGATAGTATCGGAAGGAGGCGAGGGAGAAGTTTTAGCTCGAGGTTGCCGTATGAACAGATTATCGAAACGTTTGCAGTTGAAAAAAGAAGTTCCAGCAGTAAGCGTAAGTGTAAGCGCGAAAGCTGTAAAAAATCTTAAAACATCCACGATAAAAAATACCAAACATAACTTTTTCTTGGTACAATTTGGTCCTGAAGCGAAACAAAAAAGTTTTATCGCTTTGGAAGAACTGCGCAAGTCCGGAGTACCTATTTTACACTCTTTAGCCAAAGATAAGCTAACAAATCAAATGTATTCGGTAGAACAATCGAGCACAGAATACATCATCCTTATCGGTCAAAAAGAGGCTTTGGAAAATGTGGCGGTGATAAGGCATACATCGACTCGGGCTCAATATACAGTACCAATAAAAGAGCTAGGTGAATTTATAAAAAAAACTGCTGAATTTAAAATCAAATAA
- a CDS encoding MFS transporter — translation MRLKLIYVCGFLLSIHYASIVYLNSSLLSKFVSGSSLNIIYAIGSAGSILMLFLTPFLFRKLGNVYSFLFFIIAEAFIVFGIGSTELGILILGLFLIYQSLESVLYFCLDIALEEETKKEGSTGGRRGLFLTAQNIAWVCAPLALALLVDDSNFKNVYYLSSLALIPVFLIILPFFKNTKFRDGHTSHALLVFHSLLKGGDKTRTIICQFLLNAFYAWMVIYLPLVLSNEMGFSWHTIGIILSIMLLPFLLFELPAGLLADKKFGEKEMLTIGFSVMALSTFVIPFIHSSNWVVWAIVLFITRMGASLVEISNESYFFKHVKAHDTGIISIFRMLRPFAYMIVPLITIPIVSSFSYSASFAFLAILPALGLAFLPKIDTK, via the coding sequence ATGCGACTGAAGTTAATATATGTGTGCGGGTTCCTACTTTCGATCCACTACGCTTCGATAGTGTACCTAAACTCTTCTCTTTTAAGTAAATTCGTAAGTGGTAGTAGTCTAAACATCATATATGCTATAGGCTCGGCTGGTAGCATCCTGATGCTCTTCCTTACTCCATTCCTTTTTAGAAAACTGGGTAATGTTTACAGTTTCCTTTTTTTTATCATCGCTGAAGCTTTCATCGTATTCGGTATAGGTAGTACAGAGCTCGGTATTTTGATCCTCGGCCTCTTCCTTATTTATCAAAGCCTTGAATCAGTACTTTATTTTTGCCTTGATATCGCCCTGGAAGAAGAAACAAAAAAAGAAGGCTCAACCGGTGGCCGACGCGGATTATTCCTCACCGCTCAAAATATAGCCTGGGTTTGCGCGCCTCTCGCTTTAGCTTTACTAGTCGACGATAGTAATTTCAAGAATGTCTACTACCTTTCAAGCTTAGCGCTCATCCCTGTTTTTCTTATCATTCTACCCTTCTTTAAAAATACAAAATTTAGAGACGGACATACTAGTCATGCTCTACTAGTTTTTCATTCTCTTTTGAAAGGGGGGGATAAAACTCGCACTATTATCTGTCAATTTTTACTAAACGCATTTTATGCCTGGATGGTTATCTACCTACCTTTGGTTTTAAGTAATGAAATGGGTTTTAGTTGGCACACCATAGGTATTATTCTTTCTATCATGCTCCTACCTTTCCTCTTATTCGAACTGCCAGCTGGGCTTTTGGCCGATAAAAAATTTGGAGAAAAAGAGATGCTCACCATAGGCTTCAGTGTCATGGCTCTTTCCACTTTCGTCATTCCTTTTATCCACTCCAGTAATTGGGTTGTATGGGCTATCGTGCTTTTTATAACTCGTATGGGGGCAAGCCTAGTCGAAATTTCAAACGAAAGTTATTTCTTCAAACATGTGAAAGCCCATGATACTGGCATCATCAGTATTTTCCGGATGCTTCGACCTTTCGCATATATGATAGTGCCTCTCATCACCATTCCTATCGTTTCCTCCTTTTCCTACAGCGCTTCCTTCGCCTTCCTCGCCATCCTCCCCGCTCTCGGCCTCGCCTTCCTACCCAAAATTGACACTAAATAG
- a CDS encoding Gmad2 immunoglobulin-like domain-containing protein has protein sequence MKKTVILILLVALAVGGAVYYFSPSEEEEKVGSLVYKDLLQIDSPLANQEVTSPVRVSGQARGMWYFEASFPAEVLDEDGTSLGITPIQAEGEWMTEEYVPFSAEISFDKPKGETGIIIFHKDNPSGLPENEDSVRVPVRFK, from the coding sequence ATGAAAAAGACTGTAATCCTGATTTTACTCGTTGCTTTGGCTGTTGGTGGAGCTGTTTATTACTTCAGTCCCTCTGAAGAGGAAGAGAAAGTAGGCAGTCTAGTCTACAAAGATTTGTTACAGATAGATTCTCCTTTAGCAAATCAAGAGGTCACTTCACCAGTCAGAGTATCAGGTCAGGCAAGAGGGATGTGGTATTTTGAAGCCTCTTTCCCAGCTGAAGTGTTAGATGAAGATGGTACTAGCCTCGGCATAACTCCGATACAGGCTGAAGGGGAATGGATGACGGAAGAATACGTACCTTTCTCGGCCGAAATTTCCTTCGATAAACCTAAAGGTGAAACCGGCATTATAATTTTCCATAAAGATAACCCATCAGGCCTTCCTGAAAATGAAGATTCAGTAAGAGTCCCAGTACGTTTTAAGTAG
- a CDS encoding thioredoxin domain-containing protein → MKSLIWVVVVFIVIVGALVIFNGSSSSSSQFSLTEVSPSDHVKGRTVDTGASSTVVLIEYADFQCPACRSYYPILLELSQTYSDKVTFVYRHFPLKQIHFNAEPAAWASEAASKQGKFWEMHNLLFEKQNEWSSASDLKKVFGDYAVLIGIDKEQFLADLDSGEVKDIVKSQRESAVKNGFNATPTFVLNGEKLDSPQSIQAFKLLIDKALK, encoded by the coding sequence ATGAAATCATTAATTTGGGTTGTAGTAGTTTTTATAGTAATAGTGGGCGCTCTCGTTATTTTTAATGGAAGTTCTAGCTCTTCCTCGCAGTTTTCTCTCACCGAAGTAAGCCCCTCCGACCATGTAAAAGGCCGAACTGTAGATACAGGCGCTTCTTCGACTGTAGTTCTCATAGAATATGCCGATTTTCAGTGTCCTGCTTGTCGTTCTTACTATCCGATACTTCTAGAACTATCTCAAACTTATAGCGATAAAGTAACTTTTGTTTATCGTCATTTTCCACTAAAACAAATCCATTTCAATGCTGAACCTGCAGCTTGGGCTTCGGAAGCGGCAAGTAAACAAGGCAAGTTTTGGGAAATGCATAACCTACTTTTTGAAAAACAAAATGAATGGTCAAGTGCTTCAGATTTGAAAAAAGTTTTTGGCGACTATGCTGTCCTTATCGGTATCGACAAAGAACAGTTCCTTGCCGACCTTGATTCTGGTGAGGTGAAGGATATCGTCAAATCTCAAAGGGAAAGCGCAGTCAAAAATGGTTTCAATGCTACTCCTACCTTTGTCTTGAATGGAGAAAAATTGGACAGCCCTCAGAGTATCCAGGCTTTCAAACTATTGATCGACAAAGCTTTAAAATAG
- a CDS encoding ABC transporter ATP-binding protein: protein MQKEVLLKIENVHVHYGGVRALAGASVEVDEGEVVALMGPNGAGKSTVLKAIFGLAPIESGKVLWHEHEVKPVSHEMVERGISFVPQGRRVFKHLTVRENLEVGGYVIKDQKEIKKRIEDVLELFPMLRSKLKEKSSSLSGGQQQMLAIARGLIVDPKVLLLDEPSLGLAPKIVKEVFQKIKEINEKRRTAIVVVEHNIKSLLEIASRAYVLDKGKVVVSDTPSTIINSNILEKVFLGKM from the coding sequence ATGCAAAAAGAGGTACTCTTAAAAATTGAAAATGTTCATGTTCACTACGGGGGCGTCCGGGCGCTCGCGGGGGCGAGTGTGGAGGTGGATGAGGGGGAGGTAGTAGCCCTGATGGGCCCAAATGGGGCAGGGAAATCGACGGTACTGAAGGCTATATTTGGACTCGCGCCTATTGAAAGTGGCAAAGTGTTGTGGCATGAACATGAAGTAAAACCGGTATCGCATGAAATGGTGGAAAGAGGCATCTCTTTCGTCCCTCAAGGCCGAAGAGTTTTTAAACATCTGACTGTTAGAGAAAACTTGGAAGTGGGTGGATATGTAATAAAGGATCAGAAAGAGATTAAAAAAAGAATAGAAGATGTATTGGAGCTTTTTCCGATGCTCCGATCAAAGCTGAAAGAAAAGTCGAGTTCGCTTTCTGGTGGTCAACAGCAAATGCTCGCTATCGCTCGCGGGCTTATCGTTGACCCTAAAGTGCTTCTCCTCGACGAACCATCACTCGGCCTCGCTCCCAAAATTGTGAAAGAAGTTTTCCAAAAAATAAAAGAAATAAATGAAAAACGTCGAACGGCAATCGTCGTAGTCGAACACAATATAAAATCACTACTCGAAATCGCCAGTCGGGCTTATGTGCTTGATAAGGGGAAGGTGGTCGTCTCTGACACTCCCTCTACTATCATAAACAGCAACATTCTTGAAAAAGTTTTTCTGGGGAAAATGTGA
- a CDS encoding ABC transporter substrate-binding protein: MNKKLAWILVVVIVVIGLVYFSKKQPDSTENTQPIKVGVILPLTGSVAVSGEKLLQGVELAKAEFDPAKVTFIVEDDHTETLDGVTAAKKLLDVDKVDVLLGLYVPDEVVAVSPMAKEKGVTIFSASYCSDAFKDLENVFCGYPGAVDQLKTVLPEIKKQNVKTVALINTNDDFGINSRDGMVALSKDGGYSVVINELVPFESRDLKTQADKVIASKADAVFMASGDTSQAFTLMKILKERGYKGMRITFVDLNMQAVKDFGSSIEGTFAPGIAPNQFSTEFTSKYSVKYGKNPEDYVVALGYDITKAVVSMIQKSGFDSKDFVSQAKKFNYENPAIKGFGYQDDRSVTFALELWTLKNGQYIKAE; encoded by the coding sequence ATGAATAAAAAATTAGCTTGGATTTTGGTTGTGGTGATTGTTGTTATAGGGTTGGTTTATTTTTCTAAAAAACAGCCTGATTCTACAGAAAATACACAACCGATAAAGGTTGGAGTAATTCTTCCTCTTACTGGAAGTGTTGCTGTTTCTGGAGAAAAACTTTTACAGGGTGTGGAACTCGCCAAGGCTGAATTTGATCCTGCAAAAGTTACTTTTATCGTCGAGGATGATCATACTGAAACATTAGATGGAGTCACCGCTGCAAAAAAACTTCTAGATGTAGATAAAGTAGATGTGCTTTTAGGACTCTATGTGCCCGATGAAGTCGTAGCTGTTTCTCCAATGGCAAAAGAAAAGGGCGTAACAATTTTCTCTGCTTCATATTGTTCGGATGCGTTTAAAGATTTAGAGAATGTTTTCTGTGGCTATCCTGGTGCCGTTGATCAACTTAAAACTGTTTTGCCTGAAATCAAAAAGCAGAATGTGAAGACTGTCGCTTTGATAAATACCAATGATGACTTTGGTATAAATTCTCGAGATGGGATGGTCGCTCTATCTAAAGATGGAGGTTATTCTGTTGTAATAAATGAACTCGTACCTTTTGAAAGCAGAGATTTAAAAACTCAAGCAGATAAGGTAATTGCCTCGAAAGCTGATGCTGTATTTATGGCGAGTGGCGATACTTCGCAGGCCTTCACTCTCATGAAGATTTTGAAAGAAAGAGGGTATAAAGGTATGAGGATTACTTTTGTTGACCTAAATATGCAAGCAGTAAAAGATTTTGGTTCCTCAATAGAAGGCACTTTTGCGCCTGGTATTGCTCCTAATCAATTCAGTACAGAGTTTACTTCAAAATATAGCGTTAAGTATGGAAAAAACCCTGAAGATTACGTAGTAGCTCTTGGATATGATATAACAAAAGCAGTTGTCTCTATGATTCAAAAATCAGGATTTGATTCGAAGGATTTTGTATCACAGGCTAAAAAATTCAACTATGAAAATCCAGCTATAAAAGGATTTGGTTATCAGGATGATAGATCAGTAACTTTTGCTCTTGAGCTCTGGACTCTAAAAAATGGTCAGTATATAAAGGCAGAATAG
- a CDS encoding type II toxin-antitoxin system Phd/YefM family antitoxin yields the protein MSQIVFTAKEAKNNFGRLLDEARRSPVAIQKNGRKVAYVLSNENYADYEDFEAIIDAYWGEKAKKAAKGGYLTVAQTEKLLRSALNVKR from the coding sequence ATGAGTCAAATAGTTTTTACAGCTAAAGAAGCAAAAAATAACTTTGGACGACTTCTTGACGAAGCTCGTCGTTCTCCAGTTGCTATACAAAAAAATGGCCGTAAAGTTGCTTATGTTCTATCAAATGAAAACTATGCTGATTATGAGGATTTTGAAGCGATCATTGATGCTTATTGGGGAGAAAAAGCAAAAAAGGCAGCAAAAGGTGGTTATTTGACGGTAGCTCAAACTGAAAAATTATTAAGATCGGCTCTTAATGTTAAGCGTTAA
- a CDS encoding ATP-binding cassette domain-containing protein: MSTLSTNKITKHFDGVYAVDGLSLSFEPGKVTSLIGPNGSGKSTLINTITGIHQIDGGMVLVGRDTVLSKIRRYDVPTYEITRTFQDVRLFEQMTVLDNILVVLTERNTTEALFEKHKTFHLEKAEEVLNRVGLWNPPSHKASGGQVKQNELAANLSYGQRKLLEIARILAMTHSPTGEAKIFFFDEPFAGLFPEMVKIVSSVIKELKEKGKTVILVEHNMDLIRELSDHIFVLDAGKLLAEGKPEEVLARKDVIEAYLGE; this comes from the coding sequence ATGTCAACACTTTCAACAAATAAAATTACTAAACACTTTGATGGAGTGTATGCCGTGGATGGGCTTTCGTTGTCCTTTGAGCCAGGGAAGGTGACGAGTTTGATAGGGCCGAATGGTAGTGGTAAATCGACTCTCATCAATACGATTACTGGCATACATCAAATCGATGGAGGAATGGTACTCGTGGGCAGAGATACAGTCCTTTCCAAAATCAGGCGGTACGATGTCCCGACCTACGAAATCACGCGCACCTTTCAAGATGTGAGGCTTTTCGAGCAGATGACAGTACTCGACAATATTTTAGTAGTGCTCACGGAAAGAAATACTACAGAAGCTTTGTTCGAAAAACACAAAACATTTCACTTAGAAAAGGCAGAGGAGGTGTTAAATCGTGTAGGGTTGTGGAACCCTCCTTCGCATAAAGCTTCGGGCGGGCAAGTAAAACAGAATGAGCTTGCAGCGAACCTTTCATATGGTCAGCGCAAACTGCTCGAAATCGCCCGTATTCTAGCTATGACTCATTCGCCAACAGGGGAGGCGAAAATATTTTTCTTCGACGAGCCTTTTGCCGGCCTTTTCCCCGAGATGGTAAAAATCGTCAGTTCTGTTATAAAAGAGCTAAAGGAAAAAGGTAAAACCGTGATCCTAGTCGAACACAATATGGACCTTATCCGCGAATTGTCCGACCATATTTTTGTCTTGGATGCAGGCAAGTTGTTAGCTGAAGGTAAACCAGAAGAAGTCTTGGCCAGAAAAGATGTAATTGAGGCATATTTGGGGGAGTAG